The Prionailurus viverrinus isolate Anna chromosome B4, UM_Priviv_1.0, whole genome shotgun sequence genome has a window encoding:
- the AQP6 gene encoding aquaporin-6 — MLLGQLWRAISKELFAEFLATGLYVFFGVGSSLPWPSARPTMLQTAITFNLVTAVAVQVTWKASGAHINPAVTLAFLVSSQISLPRAVAYVAAQLTGAIVGASVLYAVIPGDIQETLGINMVQSNVSTGQAVAVELVLTLQLVLCVFASTNNRQASGSPAIVIGISVALGHLIGIYFTGCSMNPARSFGPAIVVGKFTVHWIFWVGPLTGAVLASLIYNFILFPDTRTMAQRLVILMGTEEVEKMTGVEPEKKESQCSSGDTEVGNACQVV; from the exons ATGCTGCTGGGCCAGCTCTGGAGAGCTATCAGCAAGGAGCTGTTTGCTGAGTTCCTGGCCACGGGGCTGTACGTGTTCTTCGGTGTGGGCTCCAGTCTGCCCTGGCCCTCGGCGCGTCCCACCATGCTACAGACCGCCATCACCTTCAACCTGGTCACGGCCGTGGCTGTGCAGGTCACCTGGAAGGCCAGCGGGGCCCACATCAACCCTGCTGTGACGCTGGCCTTCCTCGTGAGCTCCCAAATCTCCCTGCCCCGTGCCGTGGCCTATGTGGCTGCTCAGCTGACGGGGGCCATTGTGGGGGCCTCAGTGCTTTATGCGGTCATACCAGGAGACATCCAAGAGACCCTTGGGATTAACATG GTCCAGAGCAACGTCTCAACTGGCCAGGCCGTGGCAGTGGAGCTGGTTCTGACCCTGCAGTTGGTGCTCTGTGTTTTTGCTTCCACCAACAACCGTCAAGCATCGGGCTCCCCAGCTATCGTGATTGGGATCTCTGTGGCATTGGGCCATCTCATTGGG ATCTACTTCACCGGCTGCTCCATGAACCCGGCCCGCTCCTTCGGCCCCGCCATCGTTGTTGGGAAGTTCACGGTCCATTGG ATCTTCTGGGTGGGACCCCTGACAGGAGCTGTCCTGGCTTCACTGATCTACAACTTTATCCTGTTCCCTGACACCAGAACCATGGCCCAGCGACTGGTCATCCTCATGGGCACTGAAGAAGTGGAGAAAATGACAGGGGTAGAGCCCGAGAAGAAAGAATCCCAGTGCAGTTCAGGGGATACTGAAGTGGGGAATGCATGTCAGGTGGTATAG
- the AQP2 gene encoding aquaporin-2: MWELRSIAFSRAVFAEFLATLLFVFFGLGSALNWPKALPSVLQIAMAFGLGIGTLVQALGHVSGAHINPAVTVACLVGCHVSFLRAAFYVAAQLLGAVAGAALLHEITPPDIRGDLAVNALNNNTTAGQAVTVELFLTLQLVLCIFASTDERRGDNLGTPALSIGFSVTLGHLLGIYYTGCSMNPARSLAPAVVTGKFDDHWVFWIGPLVGAILGSLLYNYVLFPPTKSLAERLAVLKGLEPDADWEEREVRRRQSVELHSPQSLPRGSKA, from the exons ATGTGGGAACTCCGATCCATAGCCTTCTCCAGGGCGGTGTTTGCAGAGTTCCTGGCCACACTCCTCTTCGTCTTCTTTGGCCTCGGCTCGGCCCTCAACTGGCCAAAGGCTCTGCCCTCTGTGCTGCAGATCGCCATGGCCTTCGGCCTGGGTATCGGCACCCTGGTGCAGGCTCTGGGCCACGTCAGTGGGGCTCACATCAATCCTGCCGTGACTGTGGCCTGCCTAGTAGGCTGCCACGTCTCCTTTCTCCGAGCTGCCTTCTACGTGGCTGCCCAGCTGCTGGGGGCTGTGGCAGGGGCTGCTCTGCTCCATGAGATTACGCCACCAGACATCCGAGGGGACCTGGCTGTTAATGCA CTCAACAACAACACGACAGCTGGCCAGGCCGTTACAGTGGAGCTTTTCCTGACCCTGCAGCTGGTGCTCTGCATCTTTGCTTCCACAGACGAGCGTCGCGGAGACAACCTGGGCACGCCTGCCCTCTCCATCGGTTtctctgtgaccctgggccaCCTCCTTGGG ATCTACTACACTGGCTGCTCCATGAATCCCGCCCGCTCCCTGGCTCCTGCTGTTGTCACCGGCAAGTTTGATGACCACTGG gTCTTCTGGATCGGACCCCTGGTGGGCGCCATCCTGGGCTCCCTGCTCTACAACTACGTCCTGTTCCCGCCTACCAAGAGCCTGGCGGAGCGCCTGGCCGTGCTCAAGGGGTTGGAGCCCGACGCCGACTGGGAGGAGCGCGAGGTGCGGCGGCGGCAGTCGGTGGAGCTGCACTCACCGCAGAGCCTCCCGCGGGGCAGCAAGGCCTGA
- the AQP5 gene encoding aquaporin-5 has translation MKKEVCSVAFLKAVFAEFLATLIFVFFGLGSALKWPSALPSILQISLAFGLAIGTLAQALGPVSGGHINPAITLALLVGNQISLLRAVFYVVAQLVGAIAGAGILYGLAPINARGNLAINALNNNTTQGQAMVVELILTFQLALCVFSSTDSRRTSPVGSPALSIGLSVTLGHLVGIYFTGCSMNPARSFGPAVVMKRFSPAHWVFWVGPIVGAILAAILYFYLLFPNSLSLSERVAVVKGTYEPEEDWEEQREERKKTMELTAR, from the exons ATGAAGAAAGAGGTGTGCTCCGTGGCCTTCCTCAAGGCCGTGTTCGCGGAGTTCCTGGCCACCCTCATCTTCGTCTTCTTCGGCCTTGGCTCGGCCCTCAAGTGGCCGTCGGCGCTGCCCAGCATCCTGCAGATCTCGCTGGCCTTCGGCCTGGCCATAGGCACCCTGGCCCAGGCCCTGGGACCCGTGAGCGGAGGCCACATCAACCCCGCCATCACCCTGGCCCTCCTAGTGGGCAACCAGATCTCCCTGCTCCGGGCTGTCTTCTATGTGGTGGCCCAGCTGGTGGGTGCCATTGCCGGGGCCGGCATCCTCTATGGGCTGGCACCAATCAATGCCCGTGGCAATCTGGCCATCAACGCG CtcaacaacaacacaacacagGGTCAAGCTATGGTGGTGGAGCTGATTCTGACTTTCCAGCTGGCGCTCTGCGTCTTCTCCTCCACGGACTCCCGTCGCACCAGTCCTGTGGGCTCTCCAGCCCTGTCCATCGGCCTGTCTGTCACACTGGGCCACCTCGTGGGG aTCTACTTCACTGGCTGCTCCATGAACCCAGCCCGCTCTTTCGGCCCCGCAGTGGTCATGAAGCGCTTCAGCCCCGCTCACTGG gtTTTCTGGGTAGGGCCCATTGTGGGGGCCATCCTGGCTGCCATCCTCTACTTCTACCTGCTCTTCCCCAACTCCCTGAGCCTGAGCGAGCGCGTGGCCGTCGTCAAGGGCACGTATGAGCCTGAGGAGGACTGGGAGGAACAGCGAGAGGAGCGAAAGAAGACCATGGAGCTGACCGCCCGCTGA